The following are encoded in a window of Verrucomicrobiota bacterium genomic DNA:
- a CDS encoding methionine synthase has product MSRTKLERYGIDLPLLPTTSVGSFPKPDELKRARAAHAKGELSAAELDAAARQATGFWIDKQLELGIDLLVDGEMYRGDMVAFFAESLAGFEIGGLVRSYGNRFYHKPIITGQVVWNGPMTVDWWRYAQSRAGGKPVKGMLTGPYTIMDWSFNEHYAGRRAATMALADVIRSEVAALIAAGCRIIQIDEPAVSVRPGEMDVVIDAMRRVTDGQDAYFITHICYGNFDKIYPRMLDMPVDNFDLELANRHMEMLDLFRAHPFTRDLSVGVNDVHRHQTDPPERLAERIRAALDVLPPERIWVDPDCGLKTRTVAEGIEFLDAVVKAAAIVRAETQTCWETDR; this is encoded by the coding sequence ATGTCGCGCACGAAACTCGAACGCTACGGCATCGACCTGCCCCTTCTGCCGACCACGTCCGTCGGGAGCTTCCCCAAGCCCGACGAGCTCAAGCGCGCCCGCGCCGCTCACGCCAAGGGCGAGCTGAGCGCCGCCGAGCTCGACGCCGCCGCCCGCCAGGCCACCGGCTTCTGGATCGACAAGCAGCTCGAGCTCGGCATCGACCTCCTCGTCGACGGCGAGATGTATCGCGGCGACATGGTCGCCTTCTTCGCCGAGTCCCTTGCGGGATTCGAGATCGGCGGCCTCGTGCGCAGCTACGGCAACCGCTTCTACCACAAGCCGATCATCACCGGCCAAGTCGTCTGGAACGGCCCCATGACCGTCGACTGGTGGCGCTACGCCCAATCACGCGCCGGCGGCAAGCCCGTCAAAGGCATGCTCACCGGCCCGTACACGATCATGGACTGGTCGTTCAACGAGCACTACGCCGGCCGCCGCGCCGCCACGATGGCGCTCGCCGACGTCATCCGCAGCGAGGTCGCCGCCCTCATCGCCGCCGGCTGCCGCATCATCCAGATCGACGAGCCCGCCGTGAGCGTCCGCCCGGGCGAGATGGACGTCGTCATCGACGCCATGCGCCGCGTCACCGACGGCCAGGACGCCTACTTCATCACCCACATCTGCTACGGCAACTTCGACAAGATCTACCCGCGCATGCTCGACATGCCGGTGGACAACTTCGACCTCGAGCTCGCCAACCGCCACATGGAAATGCTCGACCTGTTCCGCGCTCACCCGTTCACCAGGGATCTCTCCGTCGGCGTCAACGACGTCCATCGCCACCAGACCGATCCGCCCGAGAGACTCGCCGAGCGCATTCGCGCCGCGCTCGACGTGCTCCCACCCGAGCGCATCTGGGTCGATCCCGACTGCGGCCTCAAGACGCGCACCGTCGCCGAGGGCATCGAGTTCCTCGACGCCGTCGTCAAAGCCGCCGCCATCGTCCGCGCTGAGACACAGACCTGCTGGGAGACAGACCGATGA
- a CDS encoding bifunctional homocysteine S-methyltransferase/methylenetetrahydrofolate reductase yields MASTLAERLSHGIVLFDGAMGTMLYTKGIFINRCFDELNLSMPELVADVHRGYVEAGADVIETNTFGANRYKLGLFSFEDRVRDINLRGVELARQAIGPHDALVADVLVAGAIGPLGKPFDSTIEHEASGAFAEQASCLVEGGVDLLLLETFGSAAELEVAVRAVLSVCGGLPLIAQLSFNEDLKTATGDGPEALAAIGKRYPLAAIGANCSMGPQGLLDVIHRLAPLTELPISAQPNAGEPRYVDQRLLYLATPEYFAEYARRLIRAGARLVGGCCGTTPAHIRAMRSAVTAETPITVARPKIELPEVKVEAPAIEPVPTAQKGLLAAKLGKGFVVSVELDPPRGADIAKVLDSARALKKRGVDAINIADGPRASARMNPVSMALAIRREVDIETIIHYCCRDRNVLAMQADLIGCEALGLKNVLCVTGDPPKLGNYPFATGVFDVDSIGLLKIAANLNRGLDLAGNPLKDATSLLLGCGADPGSVEIETEIDRYRRKVEAGAEFLMTQPVYDSRLLLKFLERTQQWRIPTLVGILPLASYKNAEFLNNEVPGIEIPQQIMKRMAEAPSGDAARKEGIKIAQETLLETRDVVDGVYIMPPFNRHDVALRILEVL; encoded by the coding sequence TTGGCTTCGACCCTTGCCGAGAGGCTTTCGCACGGTATTGTGCTCTTTGACGGCGCGATGGGCACTATGCTCTACACCAAGGGCATCTTCATCAACCGATGCTTCGATGAGCTGAACCTGAGCATGCCGGAGCTGGTTGCCGACGTCCATCGCGGCTACGTCGAGGCCGGCGCCGATGTGATCGAAACGAACACCTTCGGCGCCAACCGGTACAAGCTCGGCCTGTTCAGCTTCGAGGACCGTGTCCGCGACATCAACCTGCGCGGCGTCGAGCTGGCCCGCCAGGCGATCGGTCCACACGACGCGCTCGTTGCCGACGTCCTCGTCGCGGGCGCCATCGGCCCCCTCGGCAAACCGTTCGATTCGACGATCGAGCACGAGGCCTCCGGCGCCTTCGCCGAACAGGCGAGCTGCCTCGTTGAGGGGGGCGTCGACCTGCTCCTGCTCGAAACCTTCGGCAGCGCCGCCGAGCTCGAGGTTGCCGTCCGCGCCGTGCTCAGCGTCTGCGGCGGCTTGCCGCTCATCGCCCAGCTCAGCTTCAACGAGGACCTCAAGACCGCCACCGGTGATGGCCCAGAGGCCCTTGCCGCGATCGGCAAGCGCTACCCGCTCGCCGCCATCGGCGCCAACTGCTCGATGGGCCCGCAGGGCCTGCTCGACGTGATCCACCGCCTCGCCCCGCTCACTGAGCTGCCGATCAGCGCCCAGCCCAACGCCGGCGAGCCGCGCTACGTCGACCAGCGGCTCCTCTACCTCGCCACGCCGGAGTACTTCGCCGAGTACGCCCGCCGTCTCATCCGCGCCGGCGCGCGCCTCGTCGGCGGATGCTGCGGCACCACGCCCGCACACATCCGCGCCATGCGCAGCGCCGTCACGGCCGAGACGCCCATCACCGTCGCGCGCCCCAAAATCGAGTTGCCAGAAGTGAAGGTCGAAGCACCCGCCATCGAACCTGTCCCGACGGCCCAGAAGGGCCTGCTCGCCGCCAAGCTCGGCAAAGGATTCGTCGTCAGCGTCGAGCTCGACCCGCCGCGCGGCGCCGACATTGCCAAGGTGCTCGACTCGGCGCGCGCCCTCAAGAAGCGCGGCGTCGACGCGATCAACATCGCCGACGGTCCGCGCGCCAGCGCCCGAATGAACCCCGTCAGCATGGCGCTCGCCATCCGTCGCGAAGTCGACATCGAGACCATCATCCATTACTGCTGCCGCGACCGGAACGTGCTCGCCATGCAGGCCGACCTGATCGGCTGCGAGGCCCTTGGCCTCAAGAACGTGCTGTGCGTCACCGGCGACCCGCCGAAGCTCGGCAACTACCCGTTCGCCACCGGCGTGTTCGATGTCGACAGCATCGGCCTCCTGAAGATCGCCGCCAACCTCAACCGCGGCCTCGATCTTGCCGGCAATCCTTTGAAGGATGCCACGTCGCTCCTGCTCGGCTGCGGCGCCGATCCAGGCAGCGTCGAGATCGAGACCGAGATCGACCGCTACCGCCGCAAGGTCGAAGCCGGCGCCGAGTTCCTCATGACGCAACCTGTCTACGATTCGAGGTTACTGCTCAAGTTCCTCGAACGCACACAGCAGTGGCGCATCCCGACGCTCGTCGGCATTCTGCCCCTCGCGAGCTACAAAAACGCCGAGTTCCTCAACAATGAGGTGCCCGGCATCGAGATCCCTCAGCAGATCATGAAGCGCATGGCCGAGGCGCCCAGCGGCGACGCCGCGCGCAAGGAAGGGATCAAAATCGCCCAGGAGACATTGCTGGAAACCCGTGACGTCGTCGACGGTGTTTACATCATGCCGCCGTTCAACCGGCACGACGTAGCGCTCCGCATCCTCGAGGTGCTGTAG
- a CDS encoding radical SAM protein: MRIPKTVVEFVLRQALASNSPLVQRFTRGALSQYIDRELATLPAPSKTFMKRLMTHGIRTIQESSPTCRKRAVENFIIKYLFMRHEKAKLFEAEHGFRPPQLIVVSPSMRCNLHCYGCYAGCYTKKDDLPFEVFNRVLDEGKEMGIHFVVISGGEPFFSPDLIPIFERQSDIYFQVYTNGTLIDEAMADELARVGNAVPVISVEGFEEWTDARRGPGTFRKVLDAMRNLRERGVPFGISVTVTRENNEFVVSDEFVRFWCDQGAWLAWYFNYVPIGLEPDMALMPTAEQRKWRRREFERVRAEMPMLMADFWNDGILTGGCMAGGRLYLHINCKGDVEPCVFVHYAVDNIKDKSLVECLQSPLFERIRSKIPYDGDLSRPCMIVDHPSELREHVALTGAVPTHPGADSVTTVLAGALDEYAAEYARICEPVIHPRFRDRYAEATAKAMP; encoded by the coding sequence ATGAGGATCCCGAAGACGGTCGTCGAGTTCGTGTTGAGGCAGGCGCTGGCAAGTAACAGCCCACTGGTCCAACGGTTCACGCGGGGCGCGTTGAGCCAGTACATCGACCGGGAGCTCGCGACGCTTCCGGCGCCATCCAAGACGTTCATGAAGCGGCTCATGACACACGGGATCCGCACGATCCAGGAGTCGTCGCCCACCTGCCGCAAGCGGGCCGTAGAGAACTTCATCATCAAGTACCTCTTCATGCGGCACGAGAAGGCGAAGCTTTTCGAGGCCGAGCACGGATTCCGGCCGCCGCAGCTCATCGTGGTGAGCCCGAGCATGCGGTGCAATCTGCACTGCTACGGCTGTTACGCCGGGTGCTACACGAAGAAGGACGACCTGCCGTTCGAGGTGTTCAACAGGGTGCTCGACGAGGGCAAGGAGATGGGCATCCATTTCGTTGTCATCTCGGGCGGGGAGCCGTTCTTCAGTCCGGACCTCATTCCGATCTTCGAGCGACAGAGCGACATCTACTTCCAGGTCTACACGAACGGGACGCTGATCGACGAGGCGATGGCCGACGAGCTGGCGCGCGTCGGCAACGCGGTGCCGGTGATCAGCGTCGAGGGTTTCGAGGAGTGGACCGACGCGCGACGCGGGCCGGGCACGTTCCGCAAGGTGCTCGACGCGATGCGCAACCTGCGCGAGCGTGGCGTGCCGTTCGGGATCTCGGTGACCGTGACGCGCGAGAACAACGAGTTCGTCGTGAGCGACGAGTTTGTCAGGTTCTGGTGCGATCAAGGCGCGTGGCTGGCGTGGTACTTCAACTACGTGCCGATTGGGCTCGAGCCGGACATGGCGCTCATGCCGACGGCCGAGCAACGCAAGTGGCGGCGGCGCGAGTTCGAACGTGTGCGCGCCGAGATGCCGATGCTCATGGCGGATTTCTGGAACGACGGGATTCTCACCGGCGGGTGCATGGCTGGGGGACGGCTCTACCTGCACATCAACTGCAAGGGCGACGTGGAGCCGTGCGTGTTCGTGCACTACGCGGTTGACAACATCAAGGACAAGAGCCTCGTCGAGTGCCTGCAATCCCCGCTGTTCGAGCGGATCCGCTCGAAGATCCCCTACGACGGCGACTTGTCGCGCCCGTGCATGATCGTGGACCATCCGAGCGAACTGCGCGAGCACGTCGCGTTGACGGGCGCGGTGCCGACGCATCCGGGCGCCGACAGCGTCACCACGGTGCTCGCCGGCGCGCTCGACGAGTACGCGGCCGAGTACGCGCGCATCTGCGAGCCGGTGATTCATCCGCGCTTCCGCGACAGGTATGCGGAGGCAACGGCGAAGGCGATGCCGTGA
- the tsaA gene encoding tRNA (N6-threonylcarbamoyladenosine(37)-N6)-methyltransferase TrmO has protein sequence MKLKPIGVIRSPFTKPAGTPIQPAFAQGAEGTVEVFDKYAEALKDLDGFDRIWLLYWFDRVAQVNLSVKPFLDTVQRGLFATRAPCRPNPIGLSCVRLLRVEKHILHVADIDALDGTPLLDIKPYSPRFDVYPVEHSGWLDSVEPQKPADDGRFTPDDDDKERPDVRWV, from the coding sequence ATGAAGCTCAAGCCGATTGGCGTGATCCGCTCGCCGTTCACCAAGCCCGCGGGCACGCCCATCCAGCCCGCCTTCGCCCAGGGCGCCGAAGGGACCGTCGAGGTCTTCGACAAGTACGCCGAGGCGCTCAAGGACCTCGACGGCTTCGACCGCATCTGGCTCCTCTACTGGTTCGACCGCGTCGCGCAGGTCAACCTGAGCGTCAAGCCGTTCCTCGACACCGTCCAGCGCGGCCTCTTCGCCACGCGAGCCCCCTGCCGGCCCAACCCGATCGGTCTCAGCTGTGTCCGCCTGCTCCGCGTCGAGAAACACATCCTCCACGTCGCCGACATCGACGCCCTCGATGGCACGCCCCTCCTCGACATCAAGCCGTACTCGCCCCGCTTCGACGTCTACCCCGTCGAGCATTCCGGCTGGCTCGACTCAGTCGAGCCGCAGAAACCCGCCGACGATGGCCGCTTCACGCCCGATGACGATGACAAGGAACGCCCCGACGTGCGCTGGGTCTGA
- a CDS encoding ABC transporter permease gives MIAASAAPTMEIGYPSLALGYALLIIPFALMLWHRTPIVGRTIVAIARMTLQLLFVGVYLQFVFKLDSPWLNGAWILVMIGVADFSIIRGCGLRLGRFLVPVFVGLLIGTVVPLLYFLGLMLPQSKLLEARYAIPIGGMILGNCLRADIIGLKSFYDAIRKAEKAFLMALAQGARLSEAVRPFFRDAITAALAPTIATIATIGLVALPGMMTGVILGGANPMTAIKYQIAIMIAIFVGTAITVALAIRLTLNKSFTAYGTLDHAIFTATRKTKLK, from the coding sequence ATGATTGCTGCAAGCGCTGCCCCGACCATGGAAATCGGCTATCCAAGCCTCGCGCTCGGCTACGCGCTGCTCATCATTCCGTTCGCGCTCATGCTCTGGCACCGCACGCCCATCGTCGGGCGCACGATCGTCGCCATCGCGCGCATGACCCTCCAGTTGCTCTTCGTCGGCGTCTACCTCCAGTTCGTCTTCAAGCTCGATAGCCCGTGGCTCAACGGGGCGTGGATCCTCGTCATGATCGGCGTAGCCGACTTCTCGATCATCCGCGGTTGCGGCTTGCGGCTCGGCCGGTTCCTCGTGCCCGTCTTCGTCGGGCTTCTCATCGGCACCGTCGTCCCGCTGCTCTACTTCCTCGGCCTCATGCTGCCGCAGTCCAAGCTCCTCGAGGCCCGGTACGCCATCCCCATCGGCGGCATGATCCTCGGCAACTGCCTCCGCGCCGACATCATCGGCCTGAAGAGCTTCTACGACGCCATCCGGAAAGCCGAGAAGGCTTTCCTGATGGCCCTGGCCCAGGGCGCGCGTCTCTCCGAGGCCGTCCGCCCGTTCTTCCGAGACGCCATCACCGCCGCGCTCGCGCCGACAATCGCCACGATCGCCACGATCGGCCTCGTCGCCCTCCCCGGCATGATGACCGGCGTTATCCTCGGCGGCGCCAACCCCATGACGGCCATCAAGTATCAAATCGCCATCATGATCGCCATCTTCGTCGGGACCGCCATCACCGTCGCACTCGCCATCCGACTGACGCTCAACAAGTCCTTCACCGCCTACGGCACCCTCGACCACGCCATCTTCACAGCCACTCGAAAGACCAAACTCAAATGA
- a CDS encoding ATP-binding cassette domain-containing protein, with protein sequence MTIHIEDLTVRFGDKTVLDRFSLRMRAGEKATLTGRSGCGKTTVLRCLLGFVLPDAGTIRIESEELTARSVWRVRTKLAYVAQEPDLGEGTVRDVLERPFDYHANAHLRDNLARTGELFRRFLLPRGLLDEDITDLSGGEKQRVAIVSAMLLDRRILLLDEASSALDKTSEQAIADTLRERADLTVLSVSHKPDGFGFGGQLIELPGGYEEREP encoded by the coding sequence GTGACAATACACATCGAGGACCTTACGGTCCGCTTCGGAGACAAGACGGTGCTCGACCGCTTCTCGCTCCGGATGCGGGCAGGGGAGAAGGCGACGCTCACCGGCCGCTCGGGCTGCGGCAAGACGACCGTGCTGCGCTGCCTGCTCGGCTTCGTTCTGCCCGACGCCGGCACGATCCGCATCGAAAGCGAGGAGCTTACCGCGCGCTCGGTCTGGCGCGTGCGAACGAAACTTGCCTACGTTGCCCAGGAGCCCGACCTCGGCGAGGGGACCGTGCGGGACGTGCTCGAGCGCCCGTTCGACTATCACGCCAACGCCCACCTGCGCGACAACCTCGCGCGCACCGGCGAGCTCTTCAGACGCTTCCTGCTGCCGAGAGGCCTGCTTGACGAGGACATCACCGATCTGAGTGGCGGCGAGAAGCAGCGCGTCGCCATCGTCTCGGCCATGCTGCTCGACCGCCGCATCCTCCTGCTCGACGAAGCGTCCTCGGCTCTCGACAAGACTTCCGAGCAGGCCATCGCCGACACCTTGCGCGAGCGAGCAGATCTGACCGTGCTCTCGGTCTCGCACAAACCCGACGGCTTCGGCTTCGGCGGCCAACTCATCGAGCTGCCAGGCGGATACGAGGAGCGCGAGCCATGA
- a CDS encoding type II secretion system protein translates to MEQDKQRPYGRQASIAARGFTLPEVIIALALFLILSATIVSFYLMSLRTWSEGSAEVAIQRKLAVAMQRIVQGERGALEERQHGLREAKQISIIDPQTIEFTSGVDDTTRRIYLDGNEIIYDSDASTPDSEVQAIYDPSRSEAASDTSQHRTNIQFAQRADGTIEVRLIGEKRVRDRWMNATLLTRVLPRNYTARGTGP, encoded by the coding sequence GTGGAACAAGACAAACAGAGACCGTACGGCCGGCAGGCCTCAATCGCGGCGCGGGGCTTCACCCTGCCCGAGGTCATCATTGCGCTCGCCTTGTTTCTCATCCTCTCGGCCACGATTGTGAGCTTCTATCTCATGTCGCTGCGGACTTGGTCTGAGGGCAGTGCGGAGGTCGCGATACAACGCAAGCTCGCCGTGGCCATGCAGCGCATCGTCCAGGGCGAACGCGGCGCACTCGAGGAGCGCCAGCACGGCCTCCGCGAAGCAAAGCAGATAAGCATCATCGATCCGCAGACGATCGAGTTCACCAGCGGCGTTGACGATACGACGCGGCGCATCTACCTGGACGGCAACGAAATCATCTACGACTCAGACGCAAGCACCCCGGACAGCGAAGTTCAAGCGATCTATGACCCGTCGCGCTCCGAGGCCGCGTCCGACACTTCGCAGCACCGCACGAACATACAGTTTGCGCAGCGTGCCGACGGCACGATAGAGGTCCGCCTGATCGGCGAGAAACGCGTTCGTGACCGATGGATGAACGCGACCCTCCTGACTCGCGTGCTGCCGCGCAACTATACTGCAAGAGGCACAGGTCCATGA
- a CDS encoding prepilin-type N-terminal cleavage/methylation domain-containing protein, whose product MSPHRARKSGFTLVELAVAVLLFGLVVGGLCTTFLMGRVATYRARHQIQASLLLQAKLEELRAGSYEDVLDWGPVNVVLDPGRDIEWGTDDDLTGEIQVEVLDLIDLDGDGEKDTCKLVRVTLTWQSYSLGGERTLSVFLDTLIAKR is encoded by the coding sequence ATGAGTCCACATCGAGCTAGGAAAAGTGGGTTCACGCTTGTCGAACTCGCTGTCGCCGTTCTCCTGTTTGGTCTTGTCGTCGGCGGCCTCTGTACAACCTTCCTCATGGGGCGCGTCGCCACCTACCGCGCCCGGCATCAGATCCAGGCCTCACTTCTGCTGCAGGCAAAGCTCGAGGAACTCCGCGCCGGATCCTACGAGGACGTGCTCGACTGGGGCCCGGTGAACGTTGTCCTCGATCCCGGCAGAGACATCGAGTGGGGCACAGACGACGACCTGACCGGCGAGATCCAGGTTGAGGTGCTCGATCTCATAGACCTCGACGGCGACGGTGAAAAGGACACGTGCAAGCTCGTGCGCGTCACGCTGACGTGGCAATCGTACTCACTCGGCGGCGAGAGAACGCTGTCAGTCTTTCTCGATACATTGATCGCCAAACGATAG